Proteins encoded together in one Coffea arabica cultivar ET-39 chromosome 2c, Coffea Arabica ET-39 HiFi, whole genome shotgun sequence window:
- the LOC113726143 gene encoding probable amidase At4g34880 isoform X2 gives MDSSNSFTIEEATIQEIHQAYAENKLTTRQLVDFYLQKIDTLNPILRGVIEVNPDARVLADKADQERQKNGGGSLGTLGDLHGIPVLLKDVFGTKDEMNTTAGSYALMGSKVARDAGVVEKLRKAGAIILGKASMSEWYKFRSLSGVPNGWCARAGQGVNPYVHSETPCGSSSGSAISVAANMVAVSLGTETHSSIICPADHNSVVGFKPTVGLTSRAGVIPMAPRWDTVGTVSDAVYLLDVIAGYDPRDAATIEASKFFPNGGYKQFLRRDGLRGKRLGIVRHPFLEKIHDSAESASFKHHVDKIRQEGAVVVDNLKIADVETILEPNHSGEILVMMAEFKTSINAYLKELIDSPVSSLADIIAFNENNPELEKLNDHDQHTFISAEGTEGFGDQEKAAAEMLDNLSKNGFEKMMQEYQLDAMVTPGSRGCAVLAIGGFPGITVPAGYGKDGMPFGICFGGLKGSEPKLIEIAYAFEQATRVRRPPPSFV, from the exons ATGGATAGCAGCAATTCCTTTACAATAGAAGAAGCCACCATCCAAGAAATCCACCAAGCATATGCAGAAAACAAGCTCACAACGAGGCAGCTAGTCGATTTCTACTTGCAGAAAATCGACACCCTCAATCCCATTTTGCGAGGTGTGATTGAAGTTAATCCTGATGCGAGGGTGCTAGCAGACAAGGCTGATCAAGAAAGGCAGAAAAATGGCGGTGGATCTCTTGGGACATTGGGAGACTTGCATGGGATTCCAGTGCTGCTAAAAGACGTATTTGGGACCAAAGATGAGATGAATACAACTGCAGGGTCCTATGCTTTGATGGGCTCGAAAGTTGCTAGGGATGCTGGAGTGGTGGAGAAGCTGAGGAAGGCAGGGGCTATCATTTTGGGTAAAGCTAGTATGAGTGAATGGTATAAATTTCGTTCTCTAAGTGGAGTTCCTAATGGTTGGTGTGCCAGAGCCGGCCAAGGAGTG AATCCTTATGTTCACTCTGAAACACCTTGTGGGTCAAGCAGTGGATCAGCAATATCTGTAGCTGCAAATATGGTGGCAGTCTCTTTAGGAACGGAGACTCACAGCTCCATCATCTGTCCAGCGGATCACAACTCCGTGGTAGGTTTCAAACCTACCGTTGGGCTTACCAGTCGAGCAGGTGTCATACCAATGGCACCACGCTGGGACACCGTTGG GACCGTGTCAGATGCAGTTTATCTGCTTGATGTGATTGCAGGTTATGATCCAAGAGATGCAGCGACCATTGAAGCTTCTAAATTTTTTCCCAATGGAGGTTATAAACAATTTCTTAGACGAGATGGTTTAAGAGGAAAGAGATTAGGCATTGTTAGACATCCATTTCTGGAAAAGATACATGATTCCGCTGAGAGTGCATCCTTCAAGCATCATGTTGACAAAATAAG ACAGGAAGGTGCAGTGGTAGTGGATAATCTGAAAATAGCAGATGTTGAGACAATTCTAGAACCCAATCACAGTGGCGAAATATTGGTAATGATGGCTGAATTCAAGACTTCCATTAATGCTTACCTGAAAGAGCTGATTGATTCTCCTGTCAGTTCACTGGCTGACATAATTGCCTTCAATGAGAACAACCCTGAATTG GAAAAGCTCAATGATCATGATCAGCACACTTTTATCAGTGCCGAAGGAACAGAAGGATTTGGGGACCAAGAGAAGGCTGCGGCGGAGATGCTGGATAATCTTTCTAAAAATGGATTCGAGAAAATGATGCAAGAATATCAGTTGGATGCAATGGTAACACCAGGATCGCGGGGCTGTGCTGTTCTCGCAATTGGGGGTTTTCCAGGAATAACTGTTCCAGCTGGTTATGGAAAGGATGGCATGCCATTTGGGATCTGTTTTGGAGGGTTGAAGGGCAGTGAGCCGAAGCTGATTGAAATTGCTTATGCCTTTGAACAAGCTACTAGGGTACGGAGGCCTCCTCCTTCCTTTGTATAG
- the LOC113726143 gene encoding probable amidase At4g34880 isoform X1, with product MDSSNSFTIEEATIQEIHQAYAENKLTTRQLVDFYLQKIDTLNPILRGVIEVNPDARVLADKADQERQKNGGGSLGTLGDLHGIPVLLKDVFGTKDEMNTTAGSYALMGSKVARDAGVVEKLRKAGAIILGKASMSEWYKFRSLSGVPNGWCARAGQGVNPYVHSETPCGSSSGSAISVAANMVAVSLGTETHSSIICPADHNSVVGFKPTVGLTSRAGVIPMAPRWDTVGPICRTVSDAVYLLDVIAGYDPRDAATIEASKFFPNGGYKQFLRRDGLRGKRLGIVRHPFLEKIHDSAESASFKHHVDKIRQEGAVVVDNLKIADVETILEPNHSGEILVMMAEFKTSINAYLKELIDSPVSSLADIIAFNENNPELEKLNDHDQHTFISAEGTEGFGDQEKAAAEMLDNLSKNGFEKMMQEYQLDAMVTPGSRGCAVLAIGGFPGITVPAGYGKDGMPFGICFGGLKGSEPKLIEIAYAFEQATRVRRPPPSFV from the exons ATGGATAGCAGCAATTCCTTTACAATAGAAGAAGCCACCATCCAAGAAATCCACCAAGCATATGCAGAAAACAAGCTCACAACGAGGCAGCTAGTCGATTTCTACTTGCAGAAAATCGACACCCTCAATCCCATTTTGCGAGGTGTGATTGAAGTTAATCCTGATGCGAGGGTGCTAGCAGACAAGGCTGATCAAGAAAGGCAGAAAAATGGCGGTGGATCTCTTGGGACATTGGGAGACTTGCATGGGATTCCAGTGCTGCTAAAAGACGTATTTGGGACCAAAGATGAGATGAATACAACTGCAGGGTCCTATGCTTTGATGGGCTCGAAAGTTGCTAGGGATGCTGGAGTGGTGGAGAAGCTGAGGAAGGCAGGGGCTATCATTTTGGGTAAAGCTAGTATGAGTGAATGGTATAAATTTCGTTCTCTAAGTGGAGTTCCTAATGGTTGGTGTGCCAGAGCCGGCCAAGGAGTG AATCCTTATGTTCACTCTGAAACACCTTGTGGGTCAAGCAGTGGATCAGCAATATCTGTAGCTGCAAATATGGTGGCAGTCTCTTTAGGAACGGAGACTCACAGCTCCATCATCTGTCCAGCGGATCACAACTCCGTGGTAGGTTTCAAACCTACCGTTGGGCTTACCAGTCGAGCAGGTGTCATACCAATGGCACCACGCTGGGACACCGTTGG GCCGATATGCAGGACCGTGTCAGATGCAGTTTATCTGCTTGATGTGATTGCAGGTTATGATCCAAGAGATGCAGCGACCATTGAAGCTTCTAAATTTTTTCCCAATGGAGGTTATAAACAATTTCTTAGACGAGATGGTTTAAGAGGAAAGAGATTAGGCATTGTTAGACATCCATTTCTGGAAAAGATACATGATTCCGCTGAGAGTGCATCCTTCAAGCATCATGTTGACAAAATAAG ACAGGAAGGTGCAGTGGTAGTGGATAATCTGAAAATAGCAGATGTTGAGACAATTCTAGAACCCAATCACAGTGGCGAAATATTGGTAATGATGGCTGAATTCAAGACTTCCATTAATGCTTACCTGAAAGAGCTGATTGATTCTCCTGTCAGTTCACTGGCTGACATAATTGCCTTCAATGAGAACAACCCTGAATTG GAAAAGCTCAATGATCATGATCAGCACACTTTTATCAGTGCCGAAGGAACAGAAGGATTTGGGGACCAAGAGAAGGCTGCGGCGGAGATGCTGGATAATCTTTCTAAAAATGGATTCGAGAAAATGATGCAAGAATATCAGTTGGATGCAATGGTAACACCAGGATCGCGGGGCTGTGCTGTTCTCGCAATTGGGGGTTTTCCAGGAATAACTGTTCCAGCTGGTTATGGAAAGGATGGCATGCCATTTGGGATCTGTTTTGGAGGGTTGAAGGGCAGTGAGCCGAAGCTGATTGAAATTGCTTATGCCTTTGAACAAGCTACTAGGGTACGGAGGCCTCCTCCTTCCTTTGTATAG
- the LOC113723937 gene encoding GDSL esterase/lipase At5g03980-like, translated as MGVKGTSIGAVFFVIASALLLLSPSPSAHASPLLSACRFDQVYQLGDSISDTGNLIRESPLGAALPFARNPYGQTFSHHKATGRCSDGLLMIDYFAQALGLPLLNPIKDTKANFEHGANFAVAGATALSSTVLARHHVRNPVTNSSLDVQLQWMKDHFHKFCHNDCERKLQNALFMVGEIGGNDYNYAFLQYFDEARDTLRILELVPLVVAKIKHAVEKVISFGARTIVVPGNFPMGCLPIYLTKFGLESEAGEFNENHCIWLLNSFATFHNDHLKKAIAELHEKYPYVTIVYGDYYAAYEQLLNLGETEGFELQKACCGVGGLYNFNETRMCGFPGVKACRDPERYVSWDGIHLTQEAYRMIVDWLQADLFWKLRCHH; from the exons ATGGGTGTCAAGGGCACGAGTATTGGTGCTGTTTTCTTTGTTATTGCATCTGCTTTGCTGCTTCTTTCTCCTTCACCATCCGCTCATGCAAGTCCTCTCCTGAGTGCCTGCCGTTTTGATCAAGTGTACCAACTTGGGGACTCCATATCAGACACTGGGAATTTGATCAGGGAATCTCCACTTGGAGCCGCTTTACCTTTCGCCAGAAATCCCTACGGTCAGACCTTCTCCCACCACAAAGCCACCGGCCGTTGCTCTGATGGACTTCTCATGATTGACTACTttg CCCAGGCGCTGGGTCTACCTCTCCTGAATCCGATCAAGGATACAAAGGCAAATTTTGAGCATGGAGCAAATTTTGCCGTAGCCGGTGCTACGGCACTATCATCAACTGTTCTTGCTCGTCATCATGTTAGAAATCCAGTGACCAACAGTTCCCTTGACGTACAGCTTCAGTGGATGAAAGATCACTTTCACAAATTTTGCCACAATG ATTGTGAAAGGAAGCTTCAAAACGCTCTATTTATGGTTGGTGAAATCGGAGGCAACGATTATAATTATGCATTCCTTCAGTACTTTGATGAGGCTAGAGATACGCTTAGAATTCTAGAGTTGGTACCTCTAGTTGTTGCCAAAATTAAGCATGCTGTTGAG AAAGTGATTAGTTTTGGAGCAAGGACAATAGTGGTTCCCGGGAACTTTCCAATGGGATGTCTGCCAATTTATCTTACAAAGTTTGGGCTGGAAAGCGAAGCAGGCGAGTTCAACGAGAATCATTGCATATGGCTATTGAACAGCTTTGCAACTTTCCACAATGATCACCTGAAGAAGGCGATTGCCGAGCTGCACGAGAAGTACCCATATGTAACAATCGTCTATGGAGACTACTACGCTGCATATGAACAGCTTCTCAATCTAGGTGAAACTGAAG GTTTTGAGCTACAAAAAGCTTGTTGTGGAGTTGGAGGGCTGTACAACTTCAATGAGACGCGAATGTGTGGATTTCCAGGTGTTAAGGCTTGCCGTGATCCCGAAAGATACGTCAGCTGGGATGGAATTCATTTAACACAGGAGGCTTACCGCATGATAGTGGATTGGTTGCAAGCTGATCTTTTCTGGAAATTGCGTTGCCATCATTGA